One Rhododendron vialii isolate Sample 1 chromosome 2a, ASM3025357v1 genomic region harbors:
- the LOC131315559 gene encoding uncharacterized protein LOC131315559, with translation MGSFYKIILPSVMLYHRLRIPEDFSKKYGDELSTSVRFTVCSGQVWRVGVEKADEMLWFTDGWKEFSESHSIGCGFFVVFNYEGNSEFKVLIFDFTATEIYNPRKTLSISDEPDKGMQRPVSHKGERGSNDTLQKLSCRPSRPALVSLEKGILDGCQDKRRTGKRCCHSLIQDMYEFAPEFAIRINKRGRCISSLESLRCNFQYFTRNKRYKMEDHGKIVEVDSVTLSWKGKMKASEMSNSHRPSVQKTEKEKWNVMKNVDNLPAAVPFGRKCCLSNGGRLKRHINRQDKEGHKQLDSVFVQEATRKSKRIRYQLNETKHMKSADELNSSNAANNQRTDSNGQQLKVKCEEEEELLGLNDFSNDSMMRPVKTQEREREGC, from the exons ATGGGAAGTTTCTATAAGATTATCCTCCCCTCCGTCATGCTCTACCACAGGCTG AGAATCCCAGAGGATTTCTCAAAGAAATATGGGGATGAACTCTCTACCTCGGTCAGGTTCACTGTTTGCAGTGGTCAAGTTTGGCGTGTGGGAGTAGAAAAAGCTGATGAGATGCTTTGGTTTACTGATGGTTGGAAAGAATTTTCCGAGAGCCACTCTATTGGTTGCGGattttttgtagtgttcaatTATGAAGGGAATTCGGAGTTCAAGGTACTTATATTTGATTTTACTGCTACTGAGATTTACAATCCACGAAAAACTCTCAGCATCTCTGATGAACCAGATAAAGGAATGCAGCGTCCAGTCTCCCATAAAGGGGAAAGGGGAAGCAATGACACTCTTCAGAAATTGAGTTGCCGTCCATCAAGGCCAGCACTTGTTTCTTTGGAAAAAGGAATTCTTGATGGATGTCAGGATAAAAGAAGAACTGGTAAAAGATGCTGTCATTCATTGATTCAGGACATGTATGAGTTTGCCCCTGAATTTGCTATCAGAATCAACAAGCGTGGAAGATGTATTTCTTCCTTGGAGAGCTTGAGATGTAATTTCCAGTATTTCACCAGAAATAAAAGATATAAAATGGAAGATCACGGGAAGATAGTTGAAGTAGATAGTGTAACCCTATCGTGGAAAGGCAAAATGAAAGCTAGTGAAATGTCTAATTCACATAGGCCGTCAGTGCAGAAAACTGAAAAAGAGAAGTGGAATGTGATGAAGAACGTGGATAATTTACCGGCAGCAGTTCCTTTTGGTCGAAAGTGTTGCCTTTCTAATGGTGGTAGACTTAAGAGGCACATCAATAGGCAAGATAAAGAGGGGCATAAACAATTGGATTCAGTTTTTGTGCAAGAGGCAACTCGAAAAAGTAAACGTATTCGTTATCAGTTGAATGAAACCAAGCATATGAAGAGCGCAGACGAATTAAATTCTTCTAATGcagcaaataatcaaagaacTGATTCAA ATGGACAGCAGCTAAAGGTAAAGtgtgaagaggaagaagaattgCTTGGTTTAAATGATTTTAGCAATGATTCAATGATGCGGCCAGTAAaaacacaagagagagagagagaaggctgtTAA
- the LOC131315560 gene encoding B3 domain-containing protein REM20-like isoform X1 codes for MSLPHLSSANLDMTVKRCFIHLLRIPLAFVGHVKRRIPDKVFLRNHHGKLWPIKVTKVGNHLNFSDGWVKFAEDSSLEFGDFLVFDYDGTDVFHFKIFGRTGCEKEVIGSSHLTVNNEEEEEVEEEEDDLEVEDEEEEGEYLEVEEAEDDLEVEECREENECAVEEQELEATTLRSLLDLDGNKRKAAIKVEDDDDIFKYGIVARPKNPYFVAKLREKRRNELYVPVDVIKDHRLKLPENLILLDEEGREWSSKVHMWKDGRTWLGWRAFCKWNNLKREDRCLCEFVHEEGRQEIYLKLNILREGSWLPKGENQTDLGQSS; via the exons ATGAGCTTGCCACATTTGTCATCGGCCAACCTGGATATGACAGTGAAGAGATGCTTTATTCATTTGTTG CGCATTCCCTTGGCTTTTGTTGGACATGTCAAAAGAAGAATACCTGACAAAGTATTCTTGAGGAATCATCATGGAAAACTTTGGCCCATAAAGGTAACCAAAGTTGGAAATCACCTCAATTTTAGTGATGGCTGGGTGAAATTTGCTGAAGATAGCTCTTTGGAGTTTGGAGATTTCTTAGTATTCGATTATGATGGCACTGAtgtatttcatttcaaaatatttggaagaACTGGATGTGAGAAGGAAGTGATAGGATCTTCTCACCTAACTGTTAAtaatgaggaggaggaggaggttgaggaggaggaggatgaccTGGAGGTtgaggatgaggaggaggagggggagtaCTTGGAGGTTGAGGAGGCAGAGGATGACTTGGAGGTTGAGGAATGCAGAGAGGAAAATGAGTGTGCCGTGGAGGAGCAGGAACTTGAAGCAACCACTTTGAGAA GTTTACTTGATTTAGATGGCAATAAACGAAAAGCTGCCATCAAAGTTGAGGATGATGACGATATATTCAAATATGGGATTGTTGCCCGGCCCAAAAATCCTTACTTTGTGGCGAAACTTCGAGAAAAGAGACGGAATGAACTG TACGTTCCAGTCGATGTTATCAAAGACCACAGACTTAAACTTCCTGAAAACCTAATCCTACTTGATGAAGAAGGCAGGGAATGGTCATCAAAGGTTCACATGTGGAAGGATGGTCGGACATGGCTAGGGTGGAGAGCATTTTGCAAGTGGAACAATCTCAAGAGGGAGGACCGGTGCCTTTGTGAATTCGTGCATGAAGAGGGAAGGCAGGAAATTTACTTAAAGTTGAACATTCTTCGAGAAGGATCATGGTTGCCGAAAGGAGAGAACCAAACAGACCTCGGTCAAAGTAGTTAA
- the LOC131315560 gene encoding B3 domain-containing protein At4g34400-like isoform X3, with protein sequence MSLPHLSSANLDMTVKRCFIHLLRIPLAFVGHVKRRIPDKVFLRNHHGKLWPIKVTKVGNHLNFSDGWVKFAEDSSLEFGDFLVFDYDGTDVFHFKIFGRTGCEKEVIGSSHLTVNNEEEEEVEEEEDDLEVEDEEEEGEYLEVEEAEDDLEVEECREENECAVEEQELEATTLRNGNKRKAAIKVEDDDDIFKYGIVARPKNPYFVAKLREKRRNELYVPVDVIKDHRLKLPENLILLDEEGREWSSKVHMWKDGRTWLGWRAFCKWNNLKREDRCLCEFVHEEGRQEIYLKLNILREGSWLPKGENQTDLGQSS encoded by the exons ATGAGCTTGCCACATTTGTCATCGGCCAACCTGGATATGACAGTGAAGAGATGCTTTATTCATTTGTTG CGCATTCCCTTGGCTTTTGTTGGACATGTCAAAAGAAGAATACCTGACAAAGTATTCTTGAGGAATCATCATGGAAAACTTTGGCCCATAAAGGTAACCAAAGTTGGAAATCACCTCAATTTTAGTGATGGCTGGGTGAAATTTGCTGAAGATAGCTCTTTGGAGTTTGGAGATTTCTTAGTATTCGATTATGATGGCACTGAtgtatttcatttcaaaatatttggaagaACTGGATGTGAGAAGGAAGTGATAGGATCTTCTCACCTAACTGTTAAtaatgaggaggaggaggaggttgaggaggaggaggatgaccTGGAGGTtgaggatgaggaggaggagggggagtaCTTGGAGGTTGAGGAGGCAGAGGATGACTTGGAGGTTGAGGAATGCAGAGAGGAAAATGAGTGTGCCGTGGAGGAGCAGGAACTTGAAGCAACCACTTTGAGAA ATGGCAATAAACGAAAAGCTGCCATCAAAGTTGAGGATGATGACGATATATTCAAATATGGGATTGTTGCCCGGCCCAAAAATCCTTACTTTGTGGCGAAACTTCGAGAAAAGAGACGGAATGAACTG TACGTTCCAGTCGATGTTATCAAAGACCACAGACTTAAACTTCCTGAAAACCTAATCCTACTTGATGAAGAAGGCAGGGAATGGTCATCAAAGGTTCACATGTGGAAGGATGGTCGGACATGGCTAGGGTGGAGAGCATTTTGCAAGTGGAACAATCTCAAGAGGGAGGACCGGTGCCTTTGTGAATTCGTGCATGAAGAGGGAAGGCAGGAAATTTACTTAAAGTTGAACATTCTTCGAGAAGGATCATGGTTGCCGAAAGGAGAGAACCAAACAGACCTCGGTCAAAGTAGTTAA
- the LOC131315560 gene encoding B3 domain-containing protein REM20-like isoform X2: protein MEDLRSFFKVFMPSYSSESLRIPLAFVGHVKRRIPDKVFLRNHHGKLWPIKVTKVGNHLNFSDGWVKFAEDSSLEFGDFLVFDYDGTDVFHFKIFGRTGCEKEVIGSSHLTVNNEEEEEVEEEEDDLEVEDEEEEGEYLEVEEAEDDLEVEECREENECAVEEQELEATTLRSLLDLDGNKRKAAIKVEDDDDIFKYGIVARPKNPYFVAKLREKRRNELYVPVDVIKDHRLKLPENLILLDEEGREWSSKVHMWKDGRTWLGWRAFCKWNNLKREDRCLCEFVHEEGRQEIYLKLNILREGSWLPKGENQTDLGQSS, encoded by the exons ATGGAGGACCTTCGTAGTTTCTTCAAGGTCTTCATGCCATCTTACAGCTCAGAAAGTTTG CGCATTCCCTTGGCTTTTGTTGGACATGTCAAAAGAAGAATACCTGACAAAGTATTCTTGAGGAATCATCATGGAAAACTTTGGCCCATAAAGGTAACCAAAGTTGGAAATCACCTCAATTTTAGTGATGGCTGGGTGAAATTTGCTGAAGATAGCTCTTTGGAGTTTGGAGATTTCTTAGTATTCGATTATGATGGCACTGAtgtatttcatttcaaaatatttggaagaACTGGATGTGAGAAGGAAGTGATAGGATCTTCTCACCTAACTGTTAAtaatgaggaggaggaggaggttgaggaggaggaggatgaccTGGAGGTtgaggatgaggaggaggagggggagtaCTTGGAGGTTGAGGAGGCAGAGGATGACTTGGAGGTTGAGGAATGCAGAGAGGAAAATGAGTGTGCCGTGGAGGAGCAGGAACTTGAAGCAACCACTTTGAGAA GTTTACTTGATTTAGATGGCAATAAACGAAAAGCTGCCATCAAAGTTGAGGATGATGACGATATATTCAAATATGGGATTGTTGCCCGGCCCAAAAATCCTTACTTTGTGGCGAAACTTCGAGAAAAGAGACGGAATGAACTG TACGTTCCAGTCGATGTTATCAAAGACCACAGACTTAAACTTCCTGAAAACCTAATCCTACTTGATGAAGAAGGCAGGGAATGGTCATCAAAGGTTCACATGTGGAAGGATGGTCGGACATGGCTAGGGTGGAGAGCATTTTGCAAGTGGAACAATCTCAAGAGGGAGGACCGGTGCCTTTGTGAATTCGTGCATGAAGAGGGAAGGCAGGAAATTTACTTAAAGTTGAACATTCTTCGAGAAGGATCATGGTTGCCGAAAGGAGAGAACCAAACAGACCTCGGTCAAAGTAGTTAA